From Streptomyces yatensis, one genomic window encodes:
- a CDS encoding molybdopterin-dependent oxidoreductase has product MGDRAGNSTQTASHWGVYRVETDPETHRVLSVGGVPFDPDPSPIQRSLPDVVHGGLRIDRPYVREGYLRSRKASRRGRGAEGFVPVGWDQAYELICEALLEAREEFGNESIYGGSYGWASAGRLHHAQSTLKHFLSLFGGFTEKAGDHSFGAAAGVMPYVMGRADIPHLVVRWNEIIGHTRLLVMFGGAHVKNTQIDNGGAVNHENAHWYAKARQAGIEVVNISPSRADVMDSAGPEWVPIRPNTDTAMMLGLAHTLVSTGQHDAGFLDRYCSGYPQFERYLLGLDDGVPKDAAWASRITGVPEATITGLARRMAGTRTLINTSWSVQRADHGEQPVWMTVALASMLGQIGLTGGGFSIGFGALSGSNLARPAGIPRPTKPIGRNPVPFRVPVGRLNDALLDPGGRLEYNGKVIDLPHTEVIYSAGGNPFHHNLHLNRFLEGWQRPGTVIVHEQWWNPPARFADIVLPSTTTMERNDIAAPAHGKYWIAMHQVVPPYAQSRNDLDMFGELADRLGFGFAYHQNRDEMQWLRHMYDEARLIAEERGFDPPDFDSFWKGEAYEFAVREAEPALFADFRADPDAAPLNTPSGRIELFSETIRSFGYDDCPPHPSWIEPAEWLGGALAERYPLHLLSNQPKNKLHSQLDHAPLSRKAKIGGREPLHITPRDAAARGLADGDVVRVFNDRGAFLAGVRCDPDLLPGVVQVSTGSWYDPMEPGVPGSLEKHGNPNVVTLDKGTSRLAQGSVAQTCLVEVEKCDDPPAVTAFDLPRIVTAEQA; this is encoded by the coding sequence ATGGGCGACAGGGCGGGAAATTCCACGCAGACGGCGTCACATTGGGGTGTCTATCGGGTCGAGACCGATCCGGAGACGCACCGAGTTCTGTCCGTCGGCGGAGTGCCCTTCGACCCGGACCCCTCCCCGATCCAGCGCAGCCTGCCGGATGTCGTGCACGGTGGACTGCGTATCGACCGCCCGTATGTCCGTGAGGGCTATTTGCGCTCGCGTAAGGCGAGCCGCCGCGGCCGCGGCGCGGAAGGCTTTGTCCCGGTCGGCTGGGACCAGGCGTACGAGCTGATCTGCGAAGCGTTGCTGGAAGCCCGGGAGGAGTTCGGGAACGAGTCGATTTATGGCGGCTCTTACGGCTGGGCGAGTGCCGGCCGTCTGCACCACGCGCAGAGCACGCTCAAGCACTTTCTGTCGCTGTTCGGCGGCTTCACCGAGAAGGCAGGTGACCATAGCTTCGGCGCCGCGGCGGGGGTCATGCCGTATGTCATGGGGCGGGCCGACATCCCGCATCTCGTGGTGCGCTGGAATGAGATCATCGGCCACACCCGGCTGCTGGTGATGTTCGGCGGCGCGCATGTGAAGAACACCCAGATCGATAACGGCGGCGCGGTCAACCACGAAAACGCCCACTGGTACGCAAAAGCCCGGCAGGCGGGCATCGAGGTCGTCAACATCAGTCCGTCCCGCGCGGATGTGATGGACTCGGCCGGTCCGGAATGGGTGCCGATCCGCCCCAATACCGATACCGCGATGATGCTCGGCCTGGCCCACACTCTGGTCTCCACGGGACAGCACGACGCCGGTTTCCTGGACCGTTACTGCTCCGGTTATCCACAGTTCGAGCGCTATCTGCTCGGCCTGGACGACGGAGTCCCCAAGGACGCGGCCTGGGCGTCACGGATCACCGGAGTGCCCGAGGCGACGATCACCGGACTGGCCCGGCGGATGGCGGGGACCCGGACGCTGATCAACACCAGCTGGTCGGTACAGCGCGCGGACCATGGTGAGCAGCCGGTGTGGATGACGGTCGCGCTGGCCTCGATGCTCGGTCAGATCGGCCTGACCGGCGGCGGTTTCAGCATCGGGTTCGGCGCGCTGAGCGGGAGCAACCTGGCCCGCCCGGCAGGCATCCCCCGTCCGACGAAGCCGATCGGCCGCAATCCGGTGCCGTTCCGGGTGCCGGTGGGCCGGTTGAACGACGCGCTGCTCGACCCGGGAGGCCGGCTCGAGTACAACGGAAAGGTCATCGACCTGCCGCACACCGAGGTGATCTACTCGGCCGGCGGCAACCCGTTCCACCACAACCTGCATCTCAACCGGTTCCTCGAGGGCTGGCAGCGGCCGGGAACGGTGATCGTCCACGAGCAGTGGTGGAATCCGCCGGCCAGGTTCGCCGACATCGTGCTGCCCTCCACGACGACGATGGAGCGCAACGACATCGCCGCTCCCGCGCACGGCAAGTACTGGATCGCGATGCACCAGGTCGTGCCGCCGTACGCCCAGTCACGCAACGACCTGGACATGTTCGGCGAACTGGCCGACCGGCTGGGCTTCGGCTTCGCGTACCACCAGAACCGCGACGAGATGCAGTGGCTGCGCCATATGTACGACGAGGCGCGGCTCATCGCTGAGGAGCGCGGCTTCGACCCACCGGACTTCGACAGCTTCTGGAAGGGCGAGGCCTACGAGTTCGCGGTGCGGGAGGCCGAGCCGGCGCTGTTCGCGGACTTCCGTGCCGACCCGGACGCCGCTCCGCTCAACACACCGTCCGGCCGTATCGAGCTGTTCAGCGAGACGATCCGGTCCTTCGGCTACGACGACTGCCCTCCGCACCCCTCCTGGATCGAGCCGGCCGAGTGGCTCGGCGGGGCGCTCGCCGAGCGCTACCCGCTGCACCTGCTCAGCAACCAGCCGAAGAACAAGCTGCACAGCCAGCTCGACCACGCCCCGCTGAGCCGGAAGGCCAAGATCGGCGGCCGTGAACCGCTCCACATCACCCCACGGGACGCTGCGGCCCGCGGACTGGCCGACGGCGATGTGGTGCGGGTCTTCAACGACAGGGGAGCATTCCTCGCCGGTGTCCGCTGCGATCCGGACCTGCTGCCCGGAGTGGTCCAGGTCTCCACCGGCTCGTGGTACGACCCCATGGAACCGGGGGTGCCCGGGAGCCTGGAGAAACACGGCAATCCGAATGTCGTGACGCTCGACAAGGGCACCTCACGGCTCGCGCAGGGCTCGGTGGCCCAGACATGCCTGGTGGAGGTCGAGAAGTGCGACGATCCCCCCGCCGTCACGGCATTCGACCTGCCCCGGATCGTCACCGCGGAGCAGGCGTAA
- a CDS encoding cystathionine beta-synthase, producing MQYYESMIELVGNTPLVKLNTVTEGIRATVLAKVEYFNPGGSVKDRIAVRMIEAAERSGELKPGGTIVEPTSGNTGVGLAMVAQRKGYKCIFVCPDKVSTDKINVLRAYGAEVVVCPTAVDPEHPDSYYNVSDRLVRETPGAWKPDQYSNPNNPLSHYESTGPELWEQTDGKITHFVAGVGTGGTISGTGRYLKEASEGRVQVIGADPEGSVYSGGSGRPYLIEGVGEDFWPTAYDQTVADEIVAVSDKDAFQMTRRLAKEEGLLVGGSCGMAVVGALKVAERLGPDDVVVVLLPDSGRGYLSKIFNDEWMADYGFLEEDGPSVRVGDVLQGKQGGLPSLVHMHPDETVGEAIDVLREYGVSQMPIVKPGAGHPDVMAAEVIGSVVERELLDALFARRAELTDPLEKHMSPPLPHVGSGEPVEDLMAVLGTADAAIVLVEGKPKGVVSRQDLLAYLASGVK from the coding sequence GTGCAGTACTACGAATCGATGATTGAGCTGGTCGGCAACACCCCGCTGGTGAAGCTCAACACCGTGACCGAGGGCATCCGGGCAACCGTCCTGGCCAAGGTCGAATACTTCAATCCCGGCGGCTCGGTGAAGGACCGGATCGCGGTGCGGATGATCGAGGCAGCCGAGCGCTCCGGTGAGCTCAAGCCGGGCGGCACCATCGTCGAGCCGACGTCCGGCAACACGGGCGTGGGCCTCGCCATGGTCGCCCAGCGCAAGGGCTACAAGTGCATCTTCGTCTGCCCGGACAAGGTGTCCACGGACAAGATCAACGTGCTGCGGGCCTACGGCGCCGAGGTGGTGGTCTGCCCCACCGCCGTGGATCCCGAGCACCCCGACTCGTACTACAACGTCTCCGACCGGCTGGTCCGCGAGACGCCGGGGGCCTGGAAGCCCGACCAGTACAGCAACCCGAACAACCCGCTCTCCCACTACGAGTCCACCGGCCCCGAGCTGTGGGAGCAGACCGACGGGAAGATCACCCACTTCGTCGCGGGCGTCGGCACCGGCGGCACGATCTCCGGCACCGGGCGCTATCTGAAGGAGGCGAGCGAGGGCCGGGTCCAGGTGATCGGCGCCGACCCCGAGGGCTCGGTCTACTCCGGCGGCTCCGGCCGCCCGTATCTGATCGAGGGCGTCGGTGAGGACTTCTGGCCGACCGCCTACGACCAGACCGTCGCGGACGAGATCGTCGCGGTCTCCGACAAGGACGCCTTCCAGATGACGCGGCGGCTGGCCAAGGAGGAGGGGCTGCTGGTCGGCGGCTCCTGCGGCATGGCGGTCGTGGGCGCGCTGAAGGTCGCCGAGCGGCTCGGCCCGGACGATGTGGTGGTCGTGCTGCTGCCCGACAGCGGCCGTGGCTATCTGTCCAAGATCTTCAACGATGAGTGGATGGCCGACTACGGCTTCCTGGAGGAGGACGGCCCCTCGGTGCGCGTCGGCGACGTCCTCCAGGGCAAGCAGGGCGGACTGCCCTCGCTGGTCCACATGCACCCCGACGAGACGGTGGGCGAGGCCATCGACGTCCTGCGGGAGTACGGCGTCTCGCAGATGCCGATCGTCAAGCCGGGCGCCGGGCACCCGGATGTGATGGCCGCCGAGGTCATCGGTTCGGTGGTGGAACGCGAGCTGCTGGACGCCCTGTTCGCCCGCCGCGCGGAGCTGACCGACCCGCTGGAGAAGCACATGAGCCCGCCGCTGCCGCACGTCGGCTCCGGTGAGCCGGTCGAGGACCTGATGGCGGTGCTGGGCACGGCGGACGCGGCGATCGTGCTGGTGGAGGGAAAGCCGAAGGGTGTGGTGAGCCGGCAGGACCTGCTGGCGTACCTGGCCAGCGGCGTCAAGTAA
- a CDS encoding ABC transporter substrate-binding protein: protein MNRRKLLGGLLAGASVPALAACSGGVTSLKGDGGSGGSGGGSSLGGLVIGTANFTENQLLGYLYAEALKGAGIKTSVRPNLGSREIVIPALQQGDIDLLPEYQGNLLLHFDDKAPQTEAGDLQNALTVALPSGLEALSYAAAEDKDVFCVTHEAAQKHGLRSFADLAKQNGKLVFGGPAEDKKRVVGLVGLKDRYGVTFKEFKALDASGPLVKGALKKGDVDVANLFSTDPDIEANDWVILADPKALIPAQHIVPVIRSAKADAKVRKALARLGGALTTQELARLNKLVSNDKKDPDRVAADWAAKNGLTKK, encoded by the coding sequence ATGAACCGCAGGAAACTGCTCGGCGGCCTGCTCGCCGGCGCCTCCGTACCCGCGCTGGCCGCCTGTAGCGGCGGCGTCACCTCGCTCAAGGGCGACGGCGGCAGCGGTGGCTCGGGCGGCGGCAGCAGCCTGGGCGGCCTGGTCATCGGCACCGCCAACTTCACCGAGAACCAGCTGCTGGGCTATCTCTACGCCGAGGCGCTGAAGGGCGCGGGCATCAAGACGAGCGTGCGGCCCAACCTCGGCTCCCGCGAGATCGTCATCCCCGCCCTCCAGCAGGGCGATATCGATCTGCTCCCCGAGTACCAGGGCAATCTGCTGCTCCACTTCGACGACAAGGCCCCCCAGACCGAGGCCGGCGACCTGCAGAACGCCCTCACCGTCGCCCTCCCCAGCGGCCTGGAGGCCCTGTCGTACGCGGCCGCCGAGGACAAGGACGTCTTCTGCGTCACCCATGAGGCCGCGCAGAAGCACGGTCTGCGCAGCTTCGCCGACCTGGCCAAGCAGAACGGCAAGCTGGTCTTCGGCGGCCCGGCCGAGGACAAGAAGCGCGTGGTCGGCCTGGTGGGCCTCAAGGACCGCTACGGCGTGACCTTCAAGGAGTTCAAGGCCCTCGACGCCTCCGGCCCCCTGGTCAAGGGCGCGTTGAAGAAGGGCGATGTCGACGTCGCCAACCTCTTCTCCACCGACCCCGACATCGAGGCCAACGACTGGGTGATCCTCGCCGACCCCAAGGCCCTCATCCCCGCCCAGCACATCGTGCCCGTCATCCGCTCCGCCAAGGCCGACGCCAAGGTCCGCAAGGCCCTGGCCCGCCTGGGCGGCGCCCTCACCACGCAGGAACTGGCCCGGCTCAACAAGCTGGTGAGCAACGACAAGAAGGACCCGGACCGGGTCGCCGCCGACTGGGCAGCCAAGAACGGCCTCACCAAGAAATAG
- a CDS encoding acyl-CoA synthetase — MTAPLLTSLAAPGGDRPDALSVGGRSLSREELLGAAGAVAARIAGAPVVAVRATATPETVVAVVGALLAGVPVVPVPPDSGPAERDHILRDSGATLLLTGEAVEAPIETVPVDPAERAAWTKPEPDAESTAFILYTSGTTGAPKGALISRRAVAADLDGLAAAWAWTAEDTLVHGLPLFHVHGLVLGVLGALRTGSRLVHTGKPTPAAYAAAGGSLYFGVPTIWNRIVQDPDSARTLASARLLVSGSAPLPAPVFRDLERLTGQRPIERYGMTESLITISTRADGERRPGYVGTPLAGIRTRIATEEGAEIGELQLTGPTLFDGYLNRPEATAGSYTEDGWFRTGDIAAVDPDGFHRIVGRASTDMIKSGGYRIGAGEVENALLDHPAVREAAVVGAPHEDLGQEIVAYVVADGIGEQELIDFVATQLSVHKRPRKVRFLEALPRNAMGKPQKKLLPPA, encoded by the coding sequence GTGACCGCACCTCTCCTCACGTCCCTCGCCGCGCCCGGCGGCGACCGCCCCGACGCGCTGAGCGTCGGCGGCCGCTCCCTCTCGCGCGAGGAACTGCTCGGTGCCGCGGGCGCGGTGGCGGCCCGTATCGCCGGTGCGCCGGTCGTCGCGGTCCGGGCGACCGCGACCCCGGAGACGGTGGTCGCGGTGGTCGGCGCGCTGCTGGCCGGGGTGCCGGTGGTGCCCGTACCGCCGGACTCCGGCCCGGCCGAACGCGACCACATACTCCGGGACTCGGGCGCCACCCTGCTGCTCACCGGGGAGGCCGTGGAGGCCCCGATCGAGACCGTCCCGGTGGACCCGGCCGAGCGGGCCGCGTGGACGAAGCCGGAGCCGGACGCGGAGTCCACGGCGTTCATCCTCTACACCTCGGGCACCACGGGGGCGCCCAAGGGCGCGCTGATCTCCCGGCGGGCGGTCGCCGCCGACCTGGACGGGCTCGCCGCGGCCTGGGCCTGGACCGCGGAGGACACCCTGGTCCACGGGCTGCCGCTGTTCCATGTGCACGGCCTGGTGCTGGGCGTCCTGGGCGCGCTCCGCACGGGCAGCCGCCTCGTCCACACCGGCAAGCCGACCCCGGCGGCGTACGCGGCCGCGGGCGGCAGCCTCTACTTCGGGGTGCCCACGATCTGGAACCGGATCGTCCAGGACCCGGACTCCGCCCGCACCCTGGCCTCCGCCCGGCTGCTGGTCTCCGGCAGCGCCCCGCTGCCCGCCCCGGTCTTCCGCGACCTCGAACGGCTCACCGGCCAGCGCCCCATCGAGCGCTACGGCATGACCGAGAGCCTCATCACGATCTCCACCCGGGCCGACGGCGAGCGCCGCCCCGGCTACGTCGGCACCCCGCTGGCGGGCATCCGCACCCGGATCGCCACCGAGGAGGGCGCCGAGATCGGCGAACTCCAGCTCACCGGCCCCACCCTCTTCGACGGCTATCTGAACCGGCCCGAGGCCACGGCCGGTTCGTACACCGAGGACGGCTGGTTCCGCACGGGCGACATCGCCGCGGTCGACCCGGACGGCTTCCACCGCATCGTGGGCCGCGCCTCCACCGACATGATCAAGTCCGGCGGCTACCGCATCGGCGCGGGCGAGGTCGAGAACGCCCTCCTGGACCACCCCGCCGTCCGCGAGGCCGCCGTCGTCGGCGCCCCGCACGAGGATCTGGGCCAGGAGATCGTCGCCTACGTCGTGGCCGACGGCATCGGCGAACAGGAGCTGATCGACTTCGTCGCCACCCAGCTCTCCGTCCACAAGCGCCCCCGCAAGGTCCGCTTCCTGGAGGCCCTGCCCCGCAACGCCATGGGCAAGCCCCAGAAGAAGCTCCTGCCCCCGGCCTGA
- a CDS encoding acetyl-CoA C-acetyltransferase: MPEAVIVSAARSPIGRAFKGSLKDLRPDDLTAEIIQAALAKVPELDPRDIDDLMLGCGAPGGEQGHNLGRVVAVQMGMDHLPGCTITRYCSSSLQTSRMAMHAIKAGEGDVFISAGVEMVSRAKKGTSDGLPDTHNPLFADAEARTATRAEQGGEDWHDPREDGLLPDVYIAMGQTAENLARLKGVTREDMDAFGVRSQNLAEEAIKKGFWEREITPVTTPDGTVVSQDDGPRAGTTLEAVQGLKPVFRPDGRITAGNCCPLNDGAAALVIMSDTKARELGVTPLARIVSTGVSGLSPEIMGYGPVEASKQALARAGMSIGDIDLVEINEAFAAQVIPSYRDLGIDLDRLNVNGGAIAVGHPFGMTGARITGTLINSLQFHDKQFGLETMCVGGGQGMAMVIERLS, encoded by the coding sequence ATGCCCGAAGCAGTGATCGTCTCTGCAGCCCGTTCTCCCATCGGCCGCGCCTTCAAGGGATCGCTCAAAGATCTGCGCCCGGACGACCTCACCGCCGAGATCATCCAGGCCGCGCTCGCCAAGGTCCCCGAGCTCGATCCGCGCGACATCGACGACCTGATGCTCGGCTGCGGGGCGCCCGGCGGTGAGCAGGGGCACAACCTGGGGCGGGTCGTGGCCGTGCAGATGGGGATGGACCACCTCCCCGGCTGCACGATCACCCGCTACTGCTCCTCCTCCCTCCAGACCTCGCGGATGGCGATGCACGCCATCAAGGCCGGCGAGGGCGACGTCTTCATCTCGGCGGGCGTCGAGATGGTCTCGCGGGCCAAGAAGGGCACCTCGGACGGGCTGCCGGACACCCACAACCCGCTGTTCGCGGACGCCGAGGCCCGTACGGCCACGCGCGCCGAGCAGGGCGGCGAGGACTGGCACGACCCGCGCGAGGACGGCCTGCTCCCCGATGTGTACATCGCCATGGGCCAGACCGCCGAGAACCTGGCCCGACTCAAGGGCGTCACCCGCGAGGACATGGACGCGTTCGGCGTCCGGTCCCAGAACCTCGCCGAGGAAGCCATCAAGAAGGGCTTCTGGGAGCGCGAGATCACCCCGGTGACCACCCCGGACGGCACGGTCGTCAGCCAGGACGACGGCCCCCGCGCGGGCACCACCCTGGAGGCCGTGCAGGGCCTGAAGCCGGTCTTCCGCCCCGACGGCCGGATCACCGCGGGCAACTGCTGCCCGCTCAACGACGGCGCCGCGGCGCTGGTGATCATGTCCGACACCAAGGCGCGGGAGCTGGGCGTGACCCCGCTGGCCCGGATCGTGTCGACCGGCGTCTCCGGCCTCTCCCCCGAGATCATGGGGTACGGACCGGTCGAGGCGTCCAAGCAGGCGCTGGCCCGCGCCGGGATGTCGATCGGCGACATCGACCTGGTGGAGATCAACGAGGCGTTCGCCGCGCAGGTCATCCCGTCCTACCGCGATCTGGGCATCGACCTGGACCGGCTCAACGTCAACGGCGGTGCGATCGCCGTGGGCCACCCCTTCGGCATGACCGGCGCCCGGATCACCGGCACGCTGATCAATTCGCTGCAGTTCCACGACAAGCAGTTCGGCCTGGAGACCATGTGCGTCGGCGGCGGCCAGGGCATGGCGATGGTCATCGAGCGTCTGAGCTGA
- a CDS encoding purine-cytosine permease family protein, producing the protein MTDSLDSRGSRDATDSRAALDSLVEKRSIDVVPDAERHGTAFSQFTLWLGANLQITAVVTGALAVVFGAGAFWSIIALLLGNLLGGAVMALHSAQGPRLGLPQMISSRAQFGVRGAIVPLLLVIVMYVGFFASGSVLAGQAVGELTHLGDTTGIIIFALITGVAAAVGYRLIHTLGRIAGVVCALAFVYLGIRLLDRTDLATLLHDRTFDFPLFLLAVSLSASWQLAFGPYVADYSRYLPRATSPKATFSWTLAGTVLGSQWSMTFGALAAAAAGHAFVGNEVSYIVGLGGGAAVITSLLYFVIALGKLTINVLNTYGGFMSMVTSISGFRGNATLSPRGRAAYIAGIMVAGTAVALLGKDSFLSSFKDFLLFLLTFFTPWSAINLVDYYAIAKERYDIPALSDPDGRYGAWRWKALSTYAVGVLAQLPFLSTHFYTGPLVAPLGGADISWLVGLAVPAALYWLLAHRDTAHVPDHMILAPGPTPDRPYATEPG; encoded by the coding sequence ATGACCGACTCTCTCGACTCCCGCGGCTCCCGCGACGCCACCGACTCCCGCGCCGCCCTCGACTCCCTCGTCGAGAAGCGCTCGATCGACGTCGTCCCGGACGCGGAGCGCCATGGCACCGCCTTCAGCCAGTTCACCCTGTGGCTCGGCGCGAACCTCCAGATCACCGCCGTCGTCACCGGCGCGCTGGCCGTCGTCTTCGGCGCGGGCGCCTTCTGGTCGATCATCGCCCTGCTGCTCGGCAACCTGCTCGGTGGAGCCGTCATGGCGCTCCACTCGGCCCAGGGCCCCCGGCTCGGCCTCCCCCAGATGATCTCCTCCCGGGCCCAGTTCGGGGTCCGGGGCGCGATCGTCCCGCTGCTGCTGGTCATCGTCATGTACGTGGGCTTCTTCGCCAGCGGCAGCGTGCTGGCGGGCCAGGCGGTCGGCGAACTCACCCATCTCGGCGACACCACCGGCATCATCATCTTCGCCCTCATCACCGGTGTGGCGGCCGCCGTGGGCTACCGCCTGATCCACACCCTGGGCCGGATCGCCGGCGTGGTCTGCGCCCTGGCCTTCGTCTACCTGGGCATCCGGCTGCTGGACCGCACCGACCTGGCCACCCTCCTCCACGACCGGACCTTCGACTTCCCGCTCTTCCTCCTCGCGGTGTCGCTGTCCGCCTCCTGGCAGCTCGCCTTCGGCCCGTACGTCGCCGACTACTCCCGCTACCTGCCGCGCGCCACCTCCCCCAAGGCCACCTTCTCCTGGACCCTGGCCGGCACCGTCCTCGGCTCGCAGTGGTCCATGACCTTCGGCGCCCTCGCGGCCGCCGCGGCCGGCCACGCCTTCGTCGGCAACGAGGTCTCCTACATCGTCGGCCTCGGCGGCGGCGCGGCCGTGATCACCTCACTGCTCTACTTCGTCATCGCCCTCGGCAAGCTGACGATCAACGTCCTGAACACCTACGGCGGCTTCATGTCGATGGTGACCAGCATCAGCGGCTTCCGCGGCAACGCCACCCTCTCGCCGCGCGGCCGGGCCGCCTACATCGCCGGGATCATGGTCGCGGGCACGGCGGTCGCGCTGCTCGGCAAGGACAGCTTCCTGTCGTCCTTCAAGGACTTCCTGCTGTTCCTGCTGACCTTCTTCACCCCGTGGAGCGCGATCAACCTCGTCGACTACTACGCCATCGCCAAGGAGCGCTACGACATCCCCGCCCTCAGCGACCCGGACGGCCGCTACGGCGCCTGGCGCTGGAAGGCCCTCTCCACCTACGCGGTGGGCGTCCTGGCCCAACTCCCCTTCCTGTCAACGCACTTCTACACCGGCCCCCTCGTCGCCCCGCTGGGCGGCGCGGACATCTCCTGGCTCGTCGGCCTCGCCGTCCCCGCCGCCCTCTACTGGCTCCTGGCCCACCGGGACACCGCTCACGTTCCCGACCACATGATCCTCGCCCCGGGGCCGACCCCCGACCGCCCGTACGCCACCGAGCCCGGGTGA
- a CDS encoding SGNH/GDSL hydrolase family protein — protein sequence MSMSRARVARRIAAAAAYGGGGIGLLGGVTAVLLLTEVSHAKRVVGGSDDPPPRADGRYGFAFARRTGQPPLRLAFLGDSTAAGQGVHRPSQTPGALLASGLAAVAERPVDLRNVALPGAQSSDLERQVTLVLEDAELLPDVCVIMIGANDVTRRMPPAKSVRLLSDAVRRLRESGCEVVVGTCPDLGTIEPVYQPLRWVARRLSRQLAAAQTIGVVEQGGRTVSLGDLLGPEFAANPRELFGPDNFHPSAEGYATASMAVLPTLCDSLGLWPEEAPETLDEGILPVATAAAEAAAEGGTEVTAARGPWARLLRRHRPATREPAAVSGSTDTSSPSPPPPSGC from the coding sequence ATGTCGATGTCGAGGGCGAGGGTGGCGCGGCGGATCGCGGCCGCGGCGGCGTACGGGGGCGGCGGGATCGGGCTGCTGGGCGGGGTGACCGCCGTGTTGTTGCTCACTGAGGTGTCCCATGCGAAACGGGTCGTGGGCGGGTCGGACGACCCTCCGCCGCGCGCGGACGGCCGATATGGCTTCGCCTTCGCCCGCAGGACCGGCCAGCCCCCACTGCGGCTGGCCTTTCTCGGCGACTCCACGGCCGCCGGACAGGGCGTCCACCGCCCTAGTCAGACACCGGGCGCGCTGCTCGCCTCGGGGCTCGCGGCGGTCGCCGAGCGCCCGGTGGACCTGCGGAACGTGGCACTGCCGGGGGCGCAGTCCAGCGATCTGGAGCGCCAGGTCACGCTGGTGCTGGAGGATGCGGAGCTGCTCCCCGACGTATGCGTGATCATGATCGGGGCCAATGACGTCACCCGCCGGATGCCGCCCGCCAAGTCGGTGCGGCTGCTGTCGGACGCGGTGCGCAGGCTGCGCGAGAGCGGCTGCGAGGTGGTGGTGGGCACCTGTCCCGACCTCGGCACGATCGAGCCCGTCTATCAGCCGCTGCGCTGGGTTGCGCGGCGGCTGAGCCGACAGCTGGCCGCCGCGCAGACGATCGGGGTGGTGGAGCAGGGCGGGCGTACGGTCTCGCTGGGCGATCTGCTGGGCCCCGAGTTCGCGGCCAATCCGCGCGAGCTGTTCGGCCCGGACAACTTCCACCCCTCGGCGGAGGGGTACGCGACGGCCTCGATGGCCGTTCTGCCGACCCTGTGCGACTCGCTGGGCCTGTGGCCCGAGGAGGCCCCGGAGACGCTCGACGAGGGCATCCTGCCGGTCGCCACGGCGGCGGCCGAGGCGGCCGCGGAGGGGGGCACCGAGGTCACGGCGGCTCGGGGCCCCTGGGCTCGGTTGCTGCGGCGTCATCGGCCCGCGACGAGGGAGCCGGCGGCCGTGTCCGGCTCCACGGACACCTCGTCCCCGAGCCCCCCGCCCCCGTCGGGCTGCTGA
- a CDS encoding ABC transporter permease, translating to MIELLKDLLRWLTSGSQWSGTDGIATRLLEHLQYSLLATLVAAAIALPVGLLIGHTGRGAFLAINLSGFGRALPTVGLVTLVFLASGLSMWPVYISLVALAVPVIVTNTYAGMAAVDPEVRDAARGQGMRWYQVLFQVELPLALPLIMTGLRLACVQVVATATIAAYVSFGGLGRYVFDGLAQRDLVQVLGGAVLVAVLAIALDLALAGVQRLLFRNRPPRAHAH from the coding sequence ATGATCGAACTGCTCAAGGACCTCCTCCGCTGGCTGACCAGCGGCTCCCAGTGGTCCGGGACCGACGGCATCGCGACCCGCCTCCTGGAACACCTCCAGTACTCCCTGCTGGCCACCCTGGTCGCCGCCGCCATCGCCCTCCCGGTCGGGCTGCTCATCGGGCACACCGGACGCGGCGCGTTCCTCGCCATCAACCTCTCCGGCTTCGGACGGGCGCTGCCCACCGTCGGCCTGGTCACCCTGGTCTTCCTGGCCAGCGGGCTGAGCATGTGGCCGGTGTACATCTCGCTGGTCGCCCTCGCGGTCCCGGTGATCGTCACCAATACGTACGCGGGCATGGCCGCCGTCGACCCCGAGGTCCGGGACGCGGCGCGGGGCCAGGGCATGCGCTGGTACCAGGTGCTGTTCCAGGTCGAGCTGCCCCTCGCACTCCCGCTGATCATGACCGGGCTGCGGCTGGCCTGCGTCCAGGTCGTGGCCACCGCCACCATCGCCGCGTACGTCAGCTTCGGCGGGCTCGGCCGCTACGTCTTCGACGGGCTCGCCCAGCGCGATCTGGTGCAGGTGCTGGGCGGGGCGGTGCTGGTCGCCGTGCTGGCCATCGCCCTGGACCTGGCGCTGGCCGGAGTGCAACGCCTGCTGTTCCGCAACCGCCCCCCGCGCGCCCACGCGCACTGA